Proteins encoded together in one Diabrotica undecimpunctata isolate CICGRU chromosome 3, icDiaUnde3, whole genome shotgun sequence window:
- the LOC140435818 gene encoding uncharacterized protein codes for MPDISTDEIRNALKKMKRNKSWEEDNIFIEAVKIGGDRLLENIKKYLTYVCTKVKHLQDGTYHFITQKGRSNRPRELPTHNPVKPPLLKLFTKIITNRLETKLDFYHSREQPIIDSCFVEFRKSFDMIEINSIMRALEENRINYRYSKLITNIYNNSTITVRLYKDTKCVKIKREIRQGDTLSPKLFMAVLEYALKKPGVGIQRNQCR; via the coding sequence ATGCCTGATATATCAACAGATGAAATAAGAAATGCActaaagaaaatgaaaagaaataaatCATGGGAAGAAGATAATATCTTTATAGAAGCTGTAAAGATTGGAGGTGACAGACTTttagagaatataaaaaaatatttaacttatgTCTGTACCAAAGTGAAACACCTACAAGATGGCACTTAccattttattacacaaaaagggcgatccAATAGACCTCGAGAATTACCGACCCATAACCCTGTTAAACCACCACTACTtaagttattcacaaaaataataacaaatagactgGAAACAAAATTAGACTTTTACCATTCTAGGGAACAACCGATCATTGATTCTTGTTTCGTAGAATTTCGGAAATCATTCGATATGATAGAAATTAACAGCATAATGAGAGCGTTGGAGGAAAATCGCATAAATTATCGTTACTCCAAATTGATCACGAATATATACAATAATTCAACCATAACCGTAAGACTATACAAAGATACAAAATGTGTAAAAATCAAAAGAGAAATCAGGCAAGGAGACACGTTATCTCCTAAACTCTTTATGGCAGTTCTGGAATATGCTTTAAAAAAACCTGGAGTGGGAATCCAAAGGAATCAATGTCGATGA